The genomic DNA TCGCTTCGGGGGTGTCCAGGATTTCGACGAGCAAATCACTTGGAATGCAATCTTTGCCGTTGATTGGAGTGATGTCCTGAGGGCATGCCGATATCACGACAATCAGGTTCATGTCGGCCTCAAGACATACGTGATCGCCCGGTTTGCAGGGCGGCGGAAGTCGCGTAAGACTACCATCCGTTGCGACGGGCACGTTCATGAAGAGATTGAACGATGCAGGTGTGCAGGGGCATGACAGGCCACGCTTGGCCAGTGCTTCGTGCAGGTTGGCGGTGCAGCTGCGGTGGTTCACCTCGCCGAATTCTTCGTACAGTTCCGGAGAGCAGGGACAAAGAAGTGTGTCATGGTGCATTGCTGCGCTGTCGACGGTCATGCGCAACATGGTTCGGCGGCGTGTTGACACCAGCCTGCACCCTGTTGCCACATGCAGCAGGCTGTTAATTGAGCGAGTGTGCTCCATTGACATGTATTCACTCATATCGTCGGGGTTGAACGCCCAGATATCCGCCACCTGATTTCCGGTCTCGGTCGCGACTTTCAGCGTCTGCCCCTTTCGAAGCGCCATTGCGTCGCTGAAACGGCCCTTGATGCGTATCATTCAGCTTCTCCTTTTCTCTCGGCGCTTTATGAGCTGCCTGTTTGGGATGCACCGCCAACGATATTTCACGACGGATGATGGAATTTTATTCAATGAATTGGGCGGTAAATTCCGCTCATGGATCAGTTGTTGACAGCTATGATGAGGGTGGCTAGCTTGTGGTCTACACTGGGTATACCATCTGTGTACCCTTAGGCAAACAGAACTTATCCGAAGGCTGTGGTTGATGTCAGAAGAGCAAAGTCCGCACAAAGCGCCGCTGAATGTGGACCCAATTCTTGAGCTAACCGACATCCGGAAAAAATTTGGCGCGCTTGAAGTGCTCAAGGGCGTGTCCCTGTCGGTATCTCCCGGTGAATCCCTTTCGATTATCGGTGCAAGTGGCTCTGGCAAGAGTACCTTGCTGCGTTGTGTAAACCTCTTCGAGAAACCCACGTCGGGCCGCATCCGCTTTGATGGTAAGGACGTCGAATACGGCGATAACCTGTGGTTTATGAAGCGTGAACGGATACTGCGGAACCTTCGCCGCGAGGTTGGTATGGTGTTCCAGAGCTACAATCTGTGGCCGCACATGACGGTGCTGGAAAACGTCATCGAATCGCCAATACAGGCCGGGCTGGGGCGTCGTGCCGAGATCATCGAACTGGCTGATGGTTTACTTGACAAGATTGGCATGCGTGAAAAGCGCAACGAATACCCCAGTCGATTATCCGGTGGGCAGCAACAGCGCGTCGCGATCATTCGTGCATTGGCCATGTCCCCGAAAATCCTGTTGTTGGACGAAGTGACCTCTGCGCTCGATCCCGAGCTTGTGGGGGAAGTGCTGGAGTTGATCGCGCAACTGGCTGCCGAGGGTGTGACGATGCTTGTGGTGACGCATGAGATTGCCTTTGCGCGGGATGTCAGCGATCGGACGATCTTTTTACACAAGGGTGTCATCGAAGAAGAAGGGCCATCAGCAGAAGTCCTCGGAGCGCCGACCAGCGAACATGCACAAAAGTTCCTGCGGCGCGTGCTGCATCCCAACCTGAAACAAGCGGTGGGTGATACGAAATGAGGTTTGATGTCATCAGTGACTGGTGGGAAGTGGTGGCGCCATACGCGCCCTTGATGCTCGATGCAGCCTTCTTTGTGCTACAGATCACGGTTTGTGTCGTGCTGCTGTCTTGGGTTGTCGGGCTGGTTGTTGCCCTGTGCCGTGCGTCCAATTTCAAGCTTCTGCAATGGCCGGCCCGGTTCTTTATCTGGTTTATCCGTGGCACACCGGCGCTGGTGCAAATCTTCATCGTTTATTTCGGGTTACCGCAGTTCGGGATTTCCATGTCGCCATTTGTGGCGGGTACGCTCGCTCTTGCGCTCAATGGTGGGTCCTACGTGGCCGAAATCATCCGGGGTGGATTGATCGGCATACCAAAAGGCCAGCGTGAATCTGCCTTGGCGCTGGGACTAAGCCGTGCGACCGCCATGCGGCGGGTGATCCTGCCTCAGGTCGTGCGGGTTATCATCCCGCCCATTTCCAATGAAATCGCATCTTCACTGAAGAATACGTCATTGCTCTCGACCATCACGTTGATGGAGTTGACGCTGCAGACTGAGGTAATCGTCGCCAGCACGTTCCGTCCTTTCGAGTTCTACATCTTCACGGCTCTAATCTACCTGTTGATGACAACAACCTGCATCTACGGGCTTCAAATCATGGAGCGTCGATATGCCGTGAGGTACTGAAACCTCTGCTTTTCAGTTCCTAAATCGCTCCACCTTGCAACATGGGAGAAGACATTGAAAATGTTTCATAAACTGAAAATAGCGACGGGTCTGATCGCCGTTCTGGCCGCTGTGCCGGCTTTGGCTGACGGAGATCTGGAGGTCGCTGAACCCGGTGTGCTGACCTGTGGCGCGGACGGGGGGTACCCACCGTTCTCGTTGACCAACACAAAGGGTGAGTTTGACGGCCTTGCAGTGCGCGTTATGAAGGAAATGGCCACACGGGCAGGGCTTGAATACAGTCCCGTCATCGTCAAGTGGGACTCCGCGCTTGTCGGGGTTCTGAGTGGCAAGTTCGACATGCTCTGTAATGCGATGGACATTACGGCGGCCCGTCAGGAACAGGTCCGTTTCATCGACGGGTGGCTGGAATCCGGCGGTAGGTTGCTGGTTCATGAGGACTCGGATGTCTCGACGCCCGATGAGTTCGACGGCGTGATCGGTGTTCTGGCCAGCTCGACCTGGGCGGAACTGGCCAAGGAACTCAACGCATCTGACACCAAATATTACAAGGTCGAAGTAGATGCGATGCGAGATCTGGCCAATGGCAATATCGACGGCATGATCACTGATGCGATTGCGGCCGCATGGGCGATTGAACAGTCGAACCTCCCGATCAAGCTGACCGAAGGTTCGTTGAGTTCGATCCAGAAGGGCTTTGCCCTGCACAAGGACAAGGTCAATTTGGCCAAGGCTTTGAACAAGGCGCTGGCCAGTATGGTCGAAGACGGCACCTATGCGGAGTTGACCAGCGATCTTATCGGTTTCTCGCCGGCTCCTGAGGAGCCGATCCGAAGCCAGTTCTGATCAAGCGTCGGGCGCGCGATCCTGCGCGCCCGACGCATCTTGTCGGTACGATCGGACCGCCGCGCCAATGCGCGTGCTGTATGTCGACCTATTCGTAGCCATTTCTGCCGAGTGATTGAAATATGACCTTAGAGAAACTCCTGAAGCGGATCGACGACGACCGCGATGAGCTCGTCGCCCTTTTTCAGGCGCTGGTCCGCGCACCCAGCCCAAATCCACCGGGGAATACTCTTGATGCAGCCGAGGTTGTTTCTGATTTCCTAAAGTCCAAAGGGCTGAGCGTGGAGGTGATTGAACCGCTTGAAAACGCTCCTAATCTGATTTCTTCGTTCACGTGCAAAGACGACGGGCGGCATTTGGTTCTGAATGGCCATCTCGATACCTATCCCTGCGATGACGCAGATCGGTGGCAATACGATCCGTACGGTGGGACAATGGCGAACGGTGCCGTTTATGGCCGTGGTGCCAGCGACATGAAGGCCGGAACCGCCGCGATTGCCGCGGTCCATGCATATTTGTACACGCTTCGGCGCGAGCTCAAAGGCAAGCTGACATTCACCGCCGTTTCTGACGAGGAAACAGGAGGGAAGTGGGGTGCTCAATATCTCTTGGAACATCACGATGTTCGGGGCGATTGTCTGCTCAACAGCGAACCGGGTGGCCCGACGACGGTTCGTTTCGGCGAAAAAGGATCACTGAAGCTGCGCTTTAAAGTCAGGACGACGGGATGCCACGGCGCCTACACACACAAGAGCCGAAGCGCGACCAAGATTGCCGCCTCTGTGGTGCGCGCCCTTCCAGCGATCACCGAGCTTCCGGTGGAAACCAGCGACAACCTCGGGCCGATGCTGACGGGATCCGAGGCCGAGTTTGATCGGATTCATCTGCCCGGCGCGGCGGAGGTTCTGCGCAAGTATACCGTGAATGTGGGGCTCATACGGGGCGGGGTAAAAATGAACATGCTGCCCGCCAACTGTGATTGCGATGTCGATATCCGCATCCCGATTGGCGGCACTGCCGCTGCGGCATTGCAGGCTGCAGAGGAGATCGTTGCGCAACACGACGACGTCACGCTTGAAGTGTTGTCGACGGACGAGCCCAGCTGGTCCGATCCGGGCCATCCCATGGTGGCAGCAGTACAATCTGCGGCGGCCGAGGTGCTGGGTACGCCCATTCACACGGTCACAAGCCTTGGTGCGACCGATGCTCGTTTCTGGCGTGAGGCCGGGGTGCCAGCTGTAACCTATGGGACCACCGCCACCAATGTTGCGATGGTCGACGAACACACTGACATCGACGAGTGGATCAACGTCATCAAGGTCCACGCTTTAGCCGCTTACAACTACCTGAGGACCACCGCATGAGTACGCTGTCGAAACTCAAACAAGAGCTTGTCGATCAGGTTGATCGTGACCGGGATCTTCTGGTCGAATTCCTCAGCAAATTCGTGCGCGCCAAAAGCCCCAATCCGCCCGGCGATACACGCGATGCAGCGCGCTGTGTGACCGAGTTCCTCAAGGCACGGGATCTGGAACACCGGATCGTTTCGCCGCACGAGGAAATGCCGAATGTGATTGCCTCGTTTGATTGTGGTGCACCTGGACGACATCTGGTGTTGAACGGGCATATGGATGTTTTCCCACTTCCGACCAAGGACGGCTGGAGCCGTGACCCATGGGGGGGCGAGGTGTCCGATGGCAAGGTCTGGGGCGTAGGGTCCTGCGACATGAAGCAGGGCACGACGTCGATCCTGTTCGCCTATGCCTACTTGCACCAGATACGCGACAAGCTGAAGGGCCGCCTCACTTTGACGGCGGTATCCGACGAGGAAACCTTTGGGCCATGGGGCGCCGTCTATCTGATGGAAAACTGCCCCGAGATACATGGCGATTGCTGTTTCAATGCAGAACCGGGCGCGCCGACAACCGTGCGGATCGGTGAAAAAGCCCCGCTATGGATGACCTGTACAGTGGAATCGCCTGGCGCGCATGCGGCCTATACGCATAAGGCGCACAACCCTGTTGAGATAGCATCTGCATTCATCGCGGACCTCGAGGCAGTCGAGGATCTTGAGGTCAATCTTCCGGGGCCGGTTGCCGATGCTCTTGCCGTTGCGCGCGATGAAATTGACCGGGTTCACCTGAAGGGCGCGGCAGATGTCATGCAGAGCTTCTCGCTCAACATTGGTCAGTTCAATGCGGGCAGTATCATCAATACCATCCCGACCAAATGCACGTTTGATGTCGATATCCGGCTGCCATTCGGAATGACAAAAGAACCGGTGATGGCCTTCATGGCCGACTTGCTGGAGAAATACCCGCAGGTGAAGATGGAAGTGGTTATGGACACAGCCACGCCGGCATGGTCTGACCCAAGCCACGAACTGGTTGGTTATGTTCAACAGAATGCAAAGGAAGTGGCTGGTCTGGATGTCTTGCCGATCACAAGCCTTGCCGGGACGGATGCCCGTCTATGGCGCTATGCCGGGGTCCCCGCATTCAGCTATGGCACCACTGCGACGAATGTTGCGATGCCGGACGAACATGTTGATATTGAAGAGTGGATCGGCGTGGTTAAGACGCATCTGCTGACGATCTTTGACTATCTCAACGCTGAATAAACCGGGGAACGGTGGCGATCGGCCTGAGCGGGGGTTACCGATTTTACCTTATGGCTTTGGATCGGTGGGGCCTGTGATTGGGGCATTTGTCGGGGGTGCTATGTGATAGGAGGGTGCAAATGCGAAAACCCGACATCACCATCGAGAAGAGTTACGGATGACACCCAGCTTTCTTCCTGTAGGTGACCGCGCGCTGTTGCTGCAAGTCAGCGAGATAATTGACGCGGCAGCCAACAAACGGATCATCGCCTTTGCCGAGATGCTGAGGACCAAATGCCCCGCAGGTATCACGGAAATCGTCCCGACCTATGGCTCGCTGCTGGTTTGCTACGAGCCCGAAGTGATCCGCGGCGCGGCGTTGGAGGCGCATTTGCGCGGGCTCTGGCATAGCTACGCGGACGAGGGTGCCATCGGGCGGCTGTGGCATGTGCCCTGTCTCTATGGTGGCGAGGTCGGACAGGATCTACAGGAGCTTGCCGATCTGAAGGGCTGCTCCGCTGACGACCTGATTACGATGCATTGCGGCGCAGAGTACCGCGTCTACATGATCGGGTTTGCACCCGGTTTTGCCTATCTGGGAGGGCTGCCAAAGCCGCTGCATACCCCACGGCTTCGCGTGCCGCGACAGTATATTCCGGCTGGTGCTATCGGCATCGGTGGTCAACAGGCCAGCATCAATTCGGTCGCGGGCCCGTCTGGCTGGCGCTTTATCGGGTGGACGCCATGGCGCAATTTCGATCCCTCTCGATCCCCGCCATTTCTGTTTCACGCCGGCGATCGGATTCGTTTCCGTCCCGTTGGCGCGGACGAAGCGCGTGATATCGCAGATCAGGTAGCGTCAGGCGCGTTGTCGCCCGAGCCGGAAGAAGGGGACACCGCATGAGCGTCGACATCCTGTCTGCGGGTCCGATGCTGAGTGTGCAGGATGCTGGACGCAACGGGCTGAGGTATTTTGGGGTGTCGTCTGCTGGTCCCATTGATGCAAATGCGATGGCACTGGCCAATGCGCTCTGCGGCAATCCGGGTTCGACCGCGGCACTGGAATTCGCCGGGTACGGGGGCAGATTCAGGGCCAGCCGTTCGGTACGCTTTGCTGTCACTGGTGGCCCTTGCGAGATACGTGTCGAAAACCGGTTGGTTGCGGTTGGAGAAAGCCACTGGCTCGCACCCGGTGAAACGCTAAGCGTGGGAGTGCTGCGCGGCGTGGTCTGGGGATACATCGCGTTTTCCGGCGGGATCGAGACCGAACCCGTTTTGGGATCGCGCGCAACCCATCTGCGCAGCGGCCTGGGTGGTGTCGACGGGCGGGGCCTGCGCACGGGTGATGGTGTTCGGCTGGGGCATGAGTGTGGCGGCGATTGTTTGCGCATGGCGACCCCGCTTTCGGGGACCAGATCCCCGCTATTCGCTAGTGGCCCGATCCGTATGATACTTGGGCCGCAGAGCAACCTGTTTGCACCGGATATTCTGACTAGATTGACGTCGGAAACGTTCGTGGTGACGCCACAGCGCGACCGCATGGCGATGACACTGGGCGGGGTAGAACTGCCTGCGTTGGGTGGGCATGATATCGTGTCGGATGGCACTGTGCCCGGATCGGTGCAGGTGCCGGGATCAGGTGTGCCGTTGGTTCTGCTTGCCGAAAGCCAGACCACGGGTGGGTACCCCAAGATTGCGACCATTGCATCGGTTGACCTGCCACGTCTGGCCCAGCTGCCGGTCGGTGCGTCGGTGCGTTTTGCCACGATTTCGCGCGAAGAGGGCGAAGATTTGTGGGTGGCGCAGCGTCGGGATGTACGCGCGATGCTAGATGGTTTGGTACCAAAGCCGGATGGTGTCCTCAGCTCAGAGTATCTGTTGTCATGCGATCTGGTCGGTGGCGTGACAGCGCCGGACGAAATTGCCGGAATGGATCTGGACGGGTAAGTGAGGTGAGATAGACATGAAATGCCTGATCATACAGCCGATCCATCAAGCCGGGCTTGAGCGGCTCCGACAGAGTGGGATCACGCCCGTCATTTGCCCTGCACCAGATATGGAAACCGTCGCGCGGCACATTCTAGATTGTGATGCGGCGATCACGCGGGATGCAGGGTTTGATGCAGGTGCGTTCGCCGCTGCCGACAAGCTACGCGTGGTGGCGGTGCACGGGGCCGGGCATGATCCGGTTGACAAGCAGGCAGCGGCCAAGGCTGGCGTGCTGATCACAAATACTCCGGGAACGAATGCGCGCTCGGTGGCAGAGCTGGCGCTGGGGCTTGCGCTGGGGGTGGCGCGCCGCATACCGGCGGCAGATGGAGCAATGCGCTTGGGGCAGGCCGGTTTCCGCGAGTCTGCATCGTTCAGAGAACTGTCGGATGGCACGGCCTTGATTGTCGGCTGGGGCGCCACCGGCAGCAGTTTGGGCGGAATGCTGCATGACGCATTTGGCATGCGTGTTCTCGCCCATACACCGAGGCGACCTGCAGAGCAGTGGGTGACGCATGCGCCGGATCTGCACACCGCTCTGGCCGAGGCGGACCTGATTTCGTTGAATGCACCGCTACGTCCGGAAACCCGCAATCTGATCGACGCGAGCGCGTTTACGGCGATGAAACCGGGCGCGATCCTGATCAACGTTGCTAGGGCCGGTCTGATCGATGAACCCGCGTTACAGGACGCGCTGACCGCAGGCAAGCTGGGCGGTGCAGGGCTTGATATGGTTTCCGCACACGCGGCACAGGGGCTGCTAGCGACATTTCCCAACGTAATTTTTACGCCTCACATTGGTGGTACGACCGAAGCCGCGCTGCGACGGACTGCCGAAGCCGCAGCGTCGCAAGTAATCGAAGCGTTGTCGGGGCGGTTGCCAACCATGACGATTAATCCCGAAGTCTGGAGAAATAAGGTATGACGCCAAGCCGCAGCGCCACCACGACTGATCCGAGTGATGCCGAGCGAGTGATCAGAGAAACGATCAGCCGTGTCATTGCCGGGGTAAACACGCTGTCCGACAGCGGGCCGGGCTGGACGCGTCCATCCTACAGTGATCTGGAAAGCAAGGCTCATGCGCTGATCGAAAAAGAGGCACTCGCCCTTGGACTGGAGGTCAGTCGTGATGCGGCGGGAAACCTGTTTGCGCGCCTTGCGGGGCAGGACCGCACCGCGCCTGCACTGTTCACCGGATCACATTTGGACACCGTCAGTCAGGGCGGGGCCTATGATGGACAGGCAGGGGTGGCCGGGGCGATGGCCCTGATTGCTGCGTTTCGGGCGGGCAACGTGCTACCGCCGATGGACATCGTGCTGACCGTGACGCGAGCAGAGGAAAGCGTATGGTTTCCGGTCTCTTATATCGGGTCGCGCGCGTATCTTGGAAAGCTGACCGCAGAGGAACTGGACGCAAAGCGTGTTGATACGGGTCAGAGCCTCGCTGCGCATATGTGCTCGCAAGGGTACGATCCAGAGGCCGTGATCGCGACCAAAGCGCCCGATCCGGCGCAGTTTCTGGAGTTTCACATCGAACAAGGGCCGGTTTTGCATGCTGCTGGTGAGGCTTATGGACTGGTGACCGCCATTCGCGGCGGGTTGCGGTATCGTAGCGCCCGGATCACCGGGCAATGGGCCCATTCCGGGGGAACGCCACGTGCGGATCGTGCCGACGCTGTGGTTGCGTTTTCAGATCTGGTTCTGGCGATGGATCGGATCTGGGGCGAAATGCAGGAGGCGGGTGATGATCTGACCGTTACATTCGGTCGTGTCGATGCCGCGACTTCTGCACACGCAATGGCAAAGGTTGCG from Roseovarius pelagicus includes the following:
- a CDS encoding M20/M25/M40 family metallo-hydrolase; amino-acid sequence: MTLEKLLKRIDDDRDELVALFQALVRAPSPNPPGNTLDAAEVVSDFLKSKGLSVEVIEPLENAPNLISSFTCKDDGRHLVLNGHLDTYPCDDADRWQYDPYGGTMANGAVYGRGASDMKAGTAAIAAVHAYLYTLRRELKGKLTFTAVSDEETGGKWGAQYLLEHHDVRGDCLLNSEPGGPTTVRFGEKGSLKLRFKVRTTGCHGAYTHKSRSATKIAASVVRALPAITELPVETSDNLGPMLTGSEAEFDRIHLPGAAEVLRKYTVNVGLIRGGVKMNMLPANCDCDVDIRIPIGGTAAAALQAAEEIVAQHDDVTLEVLSTDEPSWSDPGHPMVAAVQSAAAEVLGTPIHTVTSLGATDARFWREAGVPAVTYGTTATNVAMVDEHTDIDEWINVIKVHALAAYNYLRTTA
- the pxpB gene encoding 5-oxoprolinase subunit PxpB, translated to MTPSFLPVGDRALLLQVSEIIDAAANKRIIAFAEMLRTKCPAGITEIVPTYGSLLVCYEPEVIRGAALEAHLRGLWHSYADEGAIGRLWHVPCLYGGEVGQDLQELADLKGCSADDLITMHCGAEYRVYMIGFAPGFAYLGGLPKPLHTPRLRVPRQYIPAGAIGIGGQQASINSVAGPSGWRFIGWTPWRNFDPSRSPPFLFHAGDRIRFRPVGADEARDIADQVASGALSPEPEEGDTA
- a CDS encoding biotin-dependent carboxyltransferase family protein, whose product is MSVDILSAGPMLSVQDAGRNGLRYFGVSSAGPIDANAMALANALCGNPGSTAALEFAGYGGRFRASRSVRFAVTGGPCEIRVENRLVAVGESHWLAPGETLSVGVLRGVVWGYIAFSGGIETEPVLGSRATHLRSGLGGVDGRGLRTGDGVRLGHECGGDCLRMATPLSGTRSPLFASGPIRMILGPQSNLFAPDILTRLTSETFVVTPQRDRMAMTLGGVELPALGGHDIVSDGTVPGSVQVPGSGVPLVLLAESQTTGGYPKIATIASVDLPRLAQLPVGASVRFATISREEGEDLWVAQRRDVRAMLDGLVPKPDGVLSSEYLLSCDLVGGVTAPDEIAGMDLDG
- a CDS encoding transporter substrate-binding domain-containing protein, with amino-acid sequence MFHKLKIATGLIAVLAAVPALADGDLEVAEPGVLTCGADGGYPPFSLTNTKGEFDGLAVRVMKEMATRAGLEYSPVIVKWDSALVGVLSGKFDMLCNAMDITAARQEQVRFIDGWLESGGRLLVHEDSDVSTPDEFDGVIGVLASSTWAELAKELNASDTKYYKVEVDAMRDLANGNIDGMITDAIAAAWAIEQSNLPIKLTEGSLSSIQKGFALHKDKVNLAKALNKALASMVEDGTYAELTSDLIGFSPAPEEPIRSQF
- a CDS encoding urea carboxylase-associated family protein, with translation MIRIKGRFSDAMALRKGQTLKVATETGNQVADIWAFNPDDMSEYMSMEHTRSINSLLHVATGCRLVSTRRRTMLRMTVDSAAMHHDTLLCPCSPELYEEFGEVNHRSCTANLHEALAKRGLSCPCTPASFNLFMNVPVATDGSLTRLPPPCKPGDHVCLEADMNLIVVISACPQDITPINGKDCIPSDLLVEILDTPEAKESTA
- a CDS encoding amino acid ABC transporter ATP-binding protein, whose product is MSEEQSPHKAPLNVDPILELTDIRKKFGALEVLKGVSLSVSPGESLSIIGASGSGKSTLLRCVNLFEKPTSGRIRFDGKDVEYGDNLWFMKRERILRNLRREVGMVFQSYNLWPHMTVLENVIESPIQAGLGRRAEIIELADGLLDKIGMREKRNEYPSRLSGGQQQRVAIIRALAMSPKILLLDEVTSALDPELVGEVLELIAQLAAEGVTMLVVTHEIAFARDVSDRTIFLHKGVIEEEGPSAEVLGAPTSEHAQKFLRRVLHPNLKQAVGDTK
- a CDS encoding NAD(P)-dependent oxidoreductase, yielding MKCLIIQPIHQAGLERLRQSGITPVICPAPDMETVARHILDCDAAITRDAGFDAGAFAAADKLRVVAVHGAGHDPVDKQAAAKAGVLITNTPGTNARSVAELALGLALGVARRIPAADGAMRLGQAGFRESASFRELSDGTALIVGWGATGSSLGGMLHDAFGMRVLAHTPRRPAEQWVTHAPDLHTALAEADLISLNAPLRPETRNLIDASAFTAMKPGAILINVARAGLIDEPALQDALTAGKLGGAGLDMVSAHAAQGLLATFPNVIFTPHIGGTTEAALRRTAEAAASQVIEALSGRLPTMTINPEVWRNKV
- a CDS encoding M20/M25/M40 family metallo-hydrolase, with the protein product MSTLSKLKQELVDQVDRDRDLLVEFLSKFVRAKSPNPPGDTRDAARCVTEFLKARDLEHRIVSPHEEMPNVIASFDCGAPGRHLVLNGHMDVFPLPTKDGWSRDPWGGEVSDGKVWGVGSCDMKQGTTSILFAYAYLHQIRDKLKGRLTLTAVSDEETFGPWGAVYLMENCPEIHGDCCFNAEPGAPTTVRIGEKAPLWMTCTVESPGAHAAYTHKAHNPVEIASAFIADLEAVEDLEVNLPGPVADALAVARDEIDRVHLKGAADVMQSFSLNIGQFNAGSIINTIPTKCTFDVDIRLPFGMTKEPVMAFMADLLEKYPQVKMEVVMDTATPAWSDPSHELVGYVQQNAKEVAGLDVLPITSLAGTDARLWRYAGVPAFSYGTTATNVAMPDEHVDIEEWIGVVKTHLLTIFDYLNAE
- a CDS encoding amino acid ABC transporter permease, whose amino-acid sequence is MRFDVISDWWEVVAPYAPLMLDAAFFVLQITVCVVLLSWVVGLVVALCRASNFKLLQWPARFFIWFIRGTPALVQIFIVYFGLPQFGISMSPFVAGTLALALNGGSYVAEIIRGGLIGIPKGQRESALALGLSRATAMRRVILPQVVRVIIPPISNEIASSLKNTSLLSTITLMELTLQTEVIVASTFRPFEFYIFTALIYLLMTTTCIYGLQIMERRYAVRY
- a CDS encoding hydantoinase/carbamoylase family amidase, translating into MTPSRSATTTDPSDAERVIRETISRVIAGVNTLSDSGPGWTRPSYSDLESKAHALIEKEALALGLEVSRDAAGNLFARLAGQDRTAPALFTGSHLDTVSQGGAYDGQAGVAGAMALIAAFRAGNVLPPMDIVLTVTRAEESVWFPVSYIGSRAYLGKLTAEELDAKRVDTGQSLAAHMCSQGYDPEAVIATKAPDPAQFLEFHIEQGPVLHAAGEAYGLVTAIRGGLRYRSARITGQWAHSGGTPRADRADAVVAFSDLVLAMDRIWGEMQEAGDDLTVTFGRVDAATSAHAMAKVAGELEFCVDLRSTDLSVLERADSHLKTEIARIESERSGIAFSLGAQSRSRPATLSRPMAERIARGAARFGEAPRRMSSGGGHDAAAFAVAGWDSVMVFVRNWNGSHCPEEGMNEADLVRAVMAVHAALGNDWQP